A single region of the Bacillota bacterium genome encodes:
- a CDS encoding helix-turn-helix transcriptional regulator, whose amino-acid sequence MSRLGDLVKAKRESMKLSLREFADMCNVSHSYIKNLEDGDPRTGKDITPTLEYLERIAPVLGMSLEDLLKETGYIQDTDNSFYPLNLKLIRGDKSYDGICKEIEDKTGVKIEPSVYEAVEKGLNKQPSPLFIDVLAKFAGVDRLFFYRKNTLSSLEYAKKMFPYQYVQPKNEAFSNIPEDILEFISNPLNLEYLKLAKELADKKIKVKLVRDIMFED is encoded by the coding sequence ATGAGCAGACTTGGGGATTTAGTTAAAGCCAAAAGAGAGAGTATGAAGCTGTCTTTAAGAGAATTTGCAGATATGTGTAATGTGAGTCATTCATATATTAAAAACCTTGAAGATGGAGACCCCAGGACAGGGAAAGATATAACACCTACTCTCGAGTATCTGGAAAGGATTGCCCCTGTTTTAGGTATGTCTTTGGAAGATTTACTAAAAGAAACAGGCTATATACAGGATACGGACAATAGCTTCTACCCCCTCAATCTTAAGTTGATAAGAGGAGATAAATCGTATGACGGTATCTGCAAGGAAATAGAAGATAAAACCGGTGTAAAAATTGAGCCGTCTGTTTATGAGGCTGTTGAGAAAGGGTTGAACAAACAACCGTCTCCATTATTTATTGATGTGCTTGCAAAATTTGCCGGTGTTGACAGGCTTTTTTTCTACCGGAAAAATACCTTAAGTTCTCTGGAGTACGCAAAGAAAATGTTCCCGTATCAGTATGTCCAGCCTAAAAACGAGGCTTTTTCCAATATACCGGAAGACATACTGGAATTTATATCTAACCCGCTAAACTTAGAATACCTAAAGCTGGCAAAAGAGCTGGCAGATAAAAAAATAAAAGTAAAGTTAGTAAGAGATATTATGTTTGAAGATTGA
- a CDS encoding cyclic lactone autoinducer peptide produces MLKSKVFKVLGALVTLFAVISASSACTWLLYQPKQPKCLDK; encoded by the coding sequence ATGTTAAAGTCAAAGGTTTTCAAAGTATTAGGAGCGCTGGTAACCCTGTTTGCAGTAATATCTGCATCTTCAGCTTGCACATGGCTCTTATACCAGCCGAAGCAGCCAAAGTGCCTCGATAAATAG